In Phocoena phocoena chromosome 11, mPhoPho1.1, whole genome shotgun sequence, one DNA window encodes the following:
- the PMCH gene encoding pro-MCH has product MAKMSFSSYILILTFSLLSQGVSPSASKSIRNLEDDMVFKTLRLGKAFQKEDTEEKSIVVPSPEEYKNDESNFMNDEENKNSKNAGSKHNFLNNGLPLNLAIKPYLALKGSVAFPAENEVQNTESIQEKREIADEENSAKFPIGRRDFDMLRCMLGRVYRPCWQV; this is encoded by the exons ATGGCAAAAATGAGTTTCTCTTCCTACATATTAATACtaactttttctttgctttctcaaGGTGTTTCACCTTCAGCCTCCAAGTCAATAAGAAATTTAGAAGATGACATGGTATTTAAAACACTGAGGTTGGGGAAAGCCTTTCAGAAGGAAGATACTGAAGAAAAATCAATTGTTGTTCCTTCCCCGGAGGAATATAAAAATGATGAGAGCAATTTCATGAatgatgaggaaaacaaaaattcaaag AATGCAGGTTCCAAACACAATTTCTTAAATAATGGTCTGCCACTGAATCTGGCTATAAAACCTTATCTTGCACTAAAAGGATCTGTAGCTTTTCCAGCTGAGAATGAAGTTCAAAATACTGAATCAatacaagaaaagagagaaattgcAGATGAAGAAAACTCAGCTAAATTTCCTATAGGAAGGAGAGATTTTGACA tgctCAGGTGTATGCTGGGAAGAGTCTATCGACCTTGCTGGCAAGTCTGA